The following coding sequences lie in one Metallumcola ferriviriculae genomic window:
- a CDS encoding GerMN domain-containing protein, which yields MKRLIALVVVILMVSIMLAGCRGQENNNDKGTQNAPQVATNSSQTKELLGETRSAVVVYYQDSSGKYLLPVTMPIEPTDRAANVALEKLLSGPETEQVKPVIPKGTKLRELYLKDNIAFVSLTQEFLSVGSTNEVNKAVKAVVLTLTEFPMVETVQILVDGQVVKDLHGVNLDKALTRPGAVNGPEYKDAVTVYYGNYNASLLVPYSAPIRDDDPIKSALEALLAGPPAEVKEELIPTIWPGTKIRDIRVNGKTLIVDLSQEVIGYGGGSASENMLVDSLVATMIQFEEINEVQLLIEGKAVSTLPEGTDVSAPLKRPINPIFTP from the coding sequence ATGAAAAGGTTGATAGCTTTAGTAGTTGTTATTTTAATGGTCAGCATCATGCTTGCTGGTTGTAGGGGCCAAGAAAATAACAACGATAAAGGGACACAAAACGCCCCTCAAGTGGCCACAAATTCTTCGCAAACAAAAGAACTTCTTGGCGAAACCAGATCCGCTGTCGTTGTCTACTATCAGGACAGCAGCGGGAAATATTTATTGCCGGTTACGATGCCGATAGAACCTACAGATAGGGCTGCTAATGTGGCACTGGAAAAATTATTATCCGGCCCCGAGACGGAACAAGTAAAACCCGTCATTCCCAAAGGTACTAAGTTAAGGGAACTGTATTTAAAAGATAACATAGCATTTGTTAGTCTTACTCAGGAATTTTTAAGTGTTGGGTCCACAAATGAAGTCAATAAGGCAGTGAAGGCCGTGGTTTTGACTTTGACAGAATTTCCCATGGTTGAAACGGTGCAGATATTGGTAGATGGCCAGGTAGTGAAGGACTTACATGGTGTGAATCTTGATAAGGCATTAACAAGACCAGGGGCTGTTAACGGACCTGAATATAAAGATGCTGTGACAGTTTATTATGGTAACTATAACGCTAGTTTACTTGTGCCTTATTCGGCTCCGATTCGCGATGATGACCCGATTAAATCGGCCTTAGAAGCATTGTTGGCAGGGCCCCCGGCGGAGGTAAAAGAGGAGTTAATTCCTACGATATGGCCAGGAACTAAGATAAGAGATATTCGGGTCAATGGCAAAACATTAATTGTAGATTTAAGTCAAGAAGTAATTGGTTACGGCGGCGGTTCTGCTTCAGAAAACATGTTGGTGGATTCTTTAGTAGCGACGATGATACAATTTGAAGAAATAAATGAAGTACAGCTATTAATTGAAGGAAAAGCAGTTAGCACCCTTCCGGAAGGCACTGACGTCTCCGCACCGCTCAAACGACCAATCAACCCTATATTTACTCCCTAA
- a CDS encoding M24 family metallopeptidase, which translates to MQRKLQYQGIDCAIVLQSKALFYYTGTAQNAHLIVPSQGDPLLLVKKDFGRAREETDLQNVRQLESIKKLPDIVNDHCRTPARIGLEMDVLPAKNYLYYQRLFDGAELVDVSGLIRAQRIVKSVAEVNIIRESAARQLEVYRQIPDILREGMAEIELAAEVEAKARKLGHYGITPLRGFNLAIFYGHIMSGENGAVPSSFEGPTGGKGLGPAMPQSAGLRKIRAHEPVIVDYTGCYNGYIVDMTRVYSIGSLPETLVKAHRVAVDIQDMIAEKARPGMSCEKLYFQALDYAEKAGLKRYFLGYNYTLPFVGHGVGLELNELPLLARGYDQPLVDSSVIAIEPKFLFPGQGAVGIENTFLVTEHGLEKLTASNDEIIVI; encoded by the coding sequence TTGCAAAGAAAGCTTCAATACCAGGGTATTGATTGTGCTATAGTACTACAAAGTAAAGCTTTATTTTATTACACGGGAACAGCACAGAATGCACACTTGATAGTGCCCTCGCAGGGAGACCCGTTGCTCCTGGTAAAGAAAGACTTTGGTCGCGCGCGAGAGGAAACCGATTTGCAGAATGTGCGACAGTTGGAAAGCATAAAAAAGCTGCCGGACATTGTCAACGATCATTGTAGGACACCAGCTAGAATTGGGTTAGAGATGGATGTTTTACCCGCTAAAAACTACCTATATTACCAGCGACTTTTTGATGGTGCAGAATTGGTTGATGTATCCGGCCTTATCCGTGCACAGCGGATAGTTAAGTCAGTGGCAGAGGTGAATATCATCAGGGAAAGTGCAGCCCGTCAGTTAGAGGTGTATCGGCAAATTCCTGATATCTTGAGGGAAGGTATGGCGGAAATTGAGTTGGCGGCGGAGGTAGAGGCAAAAGCTAGAAAACTTGGTCATTATGGCATTACCCCCTTGCGAGGATTTAATCTGGCCATCTTTTATGGACATATCATGTCCGGGGAAAATGGAGCCGTCCCCAGTAGTTTTGAAGGGCCGACCGGTGGAAAGGGATTAGGACCGGCAATGCCTCAAAGCGCTGGATTGAGAAAAATTCGTGCTCATGAACCGGTAATTGTTGATTATACTGGCTGTTATAACGGCTATATAGTGGATATGACTAGGGTGTACAGTATCGGCTCGCTGCCCGAAACTTTGGTAAAAGCGCACCGGGTTGCAGTGGATATTCAGGATATGATTGCTGAAAAGGCTAGACCCGGTATGTCCTGTGAGAAACTCTACTTTCAGGCCTTAGATTATGCCGAAAAAGCCGGCCTGAAGAGATATTTCTTAGGATACAACTATACTCTGCCCTTTGTCGGGCATGGAGTGGGGCTTGAGCTAAATGAATTGCCGCTATTAGCACGGGGATATGACCAGCCGTTGGTGGATAGTTCAGTAATTGCTATAGAACCAAAATTTCTTTTCCCTGGTCAAGGTGCAGTGGGAATAGAAAATACTTTTCTTGTAACTGAACATGGCTTGGAAAAACTAACGGCCTCAAACGACGAAATTATTGTAATATAA
- the selA gene encoding L-seryl-tRNA(Sec) selenium transferase, with protein MNNKELLKELPAVNDLLTRPKLVAELQRISRDFLVDVVREVLEKMRQQILSGGDALPAVEEIERQVLALIEHKTRPKLRKVINATGVVLHTNLGRAVLSEQAIKAVADTAAGYSNLEFDLDAGQRGSRHSHVENLLTQVTGAPAAMVVNNNAAAVLLVLSALAKSKEVIVSRGELVEIGGAFRVPEVMEQSGAILREVGATNKTYLRDYQAAITDQTGLLLKVHTSNYKVVGFTHETSRRELVELGRKHAIPVVEDLGSGSLIALQSLGIDVEPTVQDCLKAGIDLVTFSGDKLLGGPQAGFIVGRHDLVQFLKRHPLARAIRVDKMTIAALEATLRAYLDPDQAQRQIPTLKMLMESPEKIKHRAQSLADRLKREAPRYLFNIIPGKSRPGGGALPTTELDTWLVEIKGGVSSSQLAGRLRQGEPAVLVRIQQDSIILDPRTLLPGEDEKLSQAFSQCIMG; from the coding sequence ATGAATAATAAAGAACTACTCAAAGAATTACCCGCCGTAAATGACCTGCTGACGCGGCCAAAACTTGTGGCTGAGTTACAGCGCATTTCCCGAGATTTTTTAGTGGATGTGGTAAGAGAAGTGTTGGAAAAAATGAGGCAACAAATTCTTTCCGGCGGGGATGCCCTGCCTGCCGTTGAAGAAATTGAACGACAAGTGCTGGCATTAATAGAACATAAAACCCGCCCCAAGCTCCGTAAAGTTATCAACGCCACAGGGGTTGTGCTGCATACAAATCTTGGCAGGGCGGTGCTCTCGGAACAGGCTATAAAGGCGGTGGCCGATACTGCTGCTGGTTATAGCAACTTAGAATTTGATTTGGACGCAGGGCAACGGGGGTCGCGTCATAGTCATGTGGAAAATTTGCTAACCCAAGTAACCGGCGCCCCGGCCGCTATGGTAGTGAATAATAATGCTGCTGCAGTATTATTGGTGCTGTCGGCGTTGGCCAAGAGCAAGGAGGTTATTGTCTCCCGGGGAGAATTAGTGGAAATCGGTGGTGCCTTTCGGGTACCGGAAGTAATGGAACAAAGCGGTGCTATCCTGCGAGAGGTAGGAGCCACAAACAAAACATATTTAAGGGATTATCAGGCTGCGATTACTGACCAAACAGGATTATTATTAAAAGTACATACTAGCAATTACAAGGTGGTGGGATTTACCCACGAGACCTCTCGGCGGGAACTGGTTGAATTGGGGCGAAAGCATGCCATTCCGGTGGTGGAAGATTTGGGCAGTGGCAGCTTGATCGCTTTACAGAGTTTAGGTATTGATGTTGAGCCGACAGTACAGGATTGTCTAAAAGCGGGAATAGATTTAGTTACCTTCAGCGGGGACAAACTTTTAGGAGGACCGCAAGCCGGCTTTATTGTAGGGCGCCATGATTTGGTGCAGTTTTTGAAAAGGCATCCATTGGCTCGGGCGATAAGGGTAGATAAAATGACTATTGCTGCATTGGAAGCAACATTAAGAGCTTATTTAGACCCGGACCAGGCCCAAAGACAGATACCCACATTGAAAATGCTGATGGAAAGCCCGGAAAAGATTAAGCACCGGGCCCAATCATTGGCGGATAGATTAAAAAGGGAAGCACCCCGGTATTTGTTTAATATAATTCCCGGGAAATCTCGCCCAGGAGGCGGGGCTTTACCCACCACGGAGCTGGATACTTGGCTAGTGGAGATTAAAGGGGGCGTTTCTTCGTCCCAATTAGCCGGCAGATTGCGCCAAGGGGAACCGGCGGTGCTGGTACGTATCCAGCAGGATAGTATCATATTGGACCCTAGAACGTTGCTGCCGGGAGAAGATGAAAAATTATCGCAAGCGTTTAGTCAGTGTATAATGGGGTGA
- the selB gene encoding selenocysteine-specific translation elongation factor — MDYVIVGTAGHVDHGKTVLVKALTGKDTDRLKEEKERGISIELGFAPLQLHDGTNVGIVDVPGHERFIRQMLAGVAGMDLVMLVIAADESVMPQTQEHLDIIDLLQVKSGIVVITKKDLVEEEWLDLVQEEVKDVIAETVLVDAPIIAVSAVTGEGMDELKSLLAEKIAYTPPKSTSGKLRLPIDRKFSVTGFGTVVTGTLWGGEIKVGDQVEIMPEGLSSRVRNLQVHGDTVNSASAGQRVAVNLADVELEELHRGQMITVPGLLTPSHRMDVQLKLLTSAAKPLKQRARVRLYLGTAETFARVNLLDREEIKPGESCFCQFMIEEPLVGARQDRFVVRTYSPMHTIGGGVVIDAAAPKHKRYRPRVLESLATRLQGTPAELIMQTLIQGKQMVSIPQIEEELGLSQADIQQGIAKLDAKNRVLLQVNEGTEVIMAVNVFQKLSDDAKKLLQDFHQHYPLRVGMPKEELRSRMFPLWKGKQFNSFLQAAADSGWIKVIANEVALSSFQVQANPELQKQMGQILKQLEENPFQPPLWPEVVRQVGLNDEAVEILSYMIRIGSLERISDQLVFSRKAVDEAKRRIGQYIEEKGTISLGEVRDLLDSSRKYVLPLLEYFDQIKFTKRVQDKRILF; from the coding sequence ATGGATTATGTAATTGTGGGTACTGCCGGGCATGTAGATCATGGTAAGACCGTGCTGGTAAAGGCCTTAACAGGAAAAGATACAGATAGACTCAAGGAAGAAAAGGAACGGGGTATATCAATTGAATTGGGATTTGCGCCGTTGCAGCTCCATGATGGCACAAATGTAGGTATTGTGGATGTGCCCGGCCATGAGCGTTTCATACGCCAAATGCTAGCAGGAGTTGCGGGTATGGACCTGGTTATGCTGGTAATAGCGGCGGACGAAAGTGTCATGCCCCAAACACAGGAACACCTCGATATTATTGATCTGCTGCAGGTAAAGAGCGGAATAGTGGTAATTACAAAAAAAGACCTTGTGGAAGAGGAATGGCTGGATTTGGTGCAGGAGGAAGTGAAGGATGTAATTGCGGAGACAGTTTTAGTCGATGCGCCAATAATCGCCGTATCAGCGGTTACGGGAGAAGGCATGGACGAGCTCAAAAGTTTGTTGGCAGAAAAAATTGCCTATACTCCGCCCAAAAGCACATCGGGCAAACTGCGTTTGCCCATTGATAGGAAATTTTCCGTGACGGGATTTGGTACTGTTGTCACAGGGACATTGTGGGGTGGCGAAATAAAGGTTGGCGACCAGGTAGAAATAATGCCTGAAGGACTGTCCTCTCGGGTAAGAAACCTGCAGGTGCATGGAGATACTGTCAATAGCGCTTCTGCCGGTCAACGGGTTGCTGTCAATCTGGCAGATGTGGAGCTTGAGGAACTCCATCGAGGGCAGATGATCACAGTGCCAGGCTTACTTACCCCTTCGCACCGGATGGATGTGCAACTGAAATTACTCACATCGGCTGCGAAGCCATTAAAACAGCGAGCAAGAGTTAGGCTATATTTGGGTACGGCGGAGACATTTGCACGTGTTAATCTTCTTGATAGAGAGGAAATTAAGCCGGGCGAGAGTTGTTTTTGTCAATTTATGATAGAAGAACCGCTAGTGGGGGCTAGGCAAGACCGATTTGTTGTACGAACATATTCGCCAATGCATACAATCGGTGGTGGTGTGGTAATTGATGCTGCAGCGCCGAAACACAAACGATATCGTCCTCGGGTTTTGGAGTCCTTGGCTACTAGGCTGCAGGGAACGCCGGCAGAACTAATAATGCAGACACTGATACAAGGTAAACAAATGGTTTCTATCCCGCAAATCGAAGAGGAACTGGGCCTTTCTCAAGCTGATATTCAGCAAGGAATAGCGAAATTAGACGCTAAAAACAGGGTCTTACTACAAGTCAATGAAGGAACAGAAGTTATTATGGCAGTGAATGTGTTCCAAAAACTTTCTGATGATGCAAAAAAGTTGCTACAGGACTTCCATCAGCATTACCCTCTTAGGGTGGGTATGCCCAAGGAAGAATTGCGTAGTAGGATGTTTCCCCTGTGGAAGGGAAAACAATTCAACAGTTTTTTACAAGCGGCTGCTGACTCGGGTTGGATTAAGGTAATTGCGAACGAAGTGGCACTAAGCAGTTTCCAAGTGCAAGCTAACCCTGAATTACAGAAGCAGATGGGGCAAATATTAAAGCAGTTGGAAGAGAACCCCTTTCAACCTCCCCTTTGGCCTGAAGTGGTACGGCAGGTAGGGTTAAACGATGAAGCGGTGGAAATACTGTCATACATGATAAGGATAGGTAGCTTAGAACGTATAAGTGACCAGTTGGTGTTTAGCAGAAAAGCGGTCGATGAGGCAAAAAGACGTATTGGACAATATATTGAGGAAAAAGGGACTATCTCCTTGGGAGAAGTACGGGATTTACTGGACAGCAGTCGCAAGTATGTATTGCCTTTATTAGAATACTTCGATCAAATTAAATTTACAAAAAGGGTACAAGACAAAAGAATTTTGTTTTAA
- a CDS encoding ABC transporter substrate-binding protein — MKLKKRLLLFLALALVMALAVGCGAPKQEEGKKEEPKQEQEEGQKEAAAEPIKIGVNYELSGAVATFGQHTVNGIKLALAEVNDAGGVLDGSQIEPIILDNKSEGAESTSVATKLITSEKVVAHLGAATTGNTLAAVPIATQYKVPLLTTSATNPKVTVDDSGNVREYIFRTCFIDPPQAIVGAEFAYNDLGGKKAAIYFDNTNDYSKGLAEVFEEEFVKLGGEIVSKEAFSPQDNDFRPVVTKFKQAGADVVYVPGYYQQVGLIINQAREIGLDAPFLGADGWDSPKLVEIAGAEALNNTFFTNHYASSDPSEKVQKFVEAYKAEYGEVPSSFAALGYDAAKLIVDAIERAGSADPDAIKDALAATKDFDAVTGKLTFDENHNPIKEIAIIEMLDGNQELKTKKAPK, encoded by the coding sequence GTGAAATTAAAAAAAAGATTGCTATTGTTTTTAGCGTTGGCATTGGTGATGGCGCTTGCTGTAGGTTGTGGCGCCCCTAAGCAGGAAGAAGGTAAGAAAGAAGAGCCCAAGCAGGAACAAGAAGAGGGCCAGAAGGAAGCTGCAGCAGAGCCGATTAAGATTGGTGTCAACTACGAATTATCAGGTGCGGTGGCAACTTTTGGTCAGCATACCGTTAATGGTATTAAGCTTGCTCTTGCAGAAGTTAACGATGCTGGCGGAGTGTTGGATGGTAGTCAAATTGAGCCAATCATTTTGGACAACAAATCAGAAGGCGCAGAATCCACTAGTGTTGCTACCAAATTAATTACTTCCGAAAAAGTTGTTGCTCATTTAGGTGCTGCTACCACCGGTAATACTTTGGCAGCTGTTCCTATCGCTACTCAGTATAAAGTTCCTTTGTTGACCACTTCTGCAACCAACCCTAAGGTGACTGTGGATGACAGTGGTAATGTACGTGAATACATTTTCCGTACCTGCTTTATTGACCCCCCTCAGGCCATCGTCGGTGCAGAATTTGCATATAACGATCTGGGCGGGAAAAAGGCAGCTATCTACTTTGATAATACCAATGACTACAGCAAAGGTTTAGCAGAAGTATTTGAGGAAGAATTTGTTAAGCTAGGCGGAGAGATTGTTTCTAAGGAAGCGTTTAGCCCGCAGGATAATGACTTCCGTCCAGTAGTGACTAAGTTTAAGCAGGCCGGCGCTGACGTAGTGTATGTCCCCGGCTATTATCAGCAAGTTGGTTTGATCATCAACCAGGCGCGTGAAATTGGTCTGGATGCACCGTTCTTGGGTGCTGACGGGTGGGATTCTCCGAAGTTAGTTGAAATTGCAGGTGCGGAAGCATTAAACAATACATTCTTCACTAACCACTATGCTTCCAGCGACCCCAGCGAAAAGGTTCAAAAATTCGTTGAAGCTTATAAGGCTGAATATGGTGAAGTACCTAGCTCTTTTGCCGCATTAGGGTACGATGCTGCTAAGTTGATTGTTGATGCCATCGAACGGGCAGGCAGCGCTGACCCCGATGCTATCAAAGACGCTTTGGCTGCAACCAAAGATTTTGATGCAGTTACCGGTAAGCTGACTTTCGATGAAAATCATAACCCGATTAAAGAAATTGCTATCATCGAAATGTTAGATGGCAACCAAGAGCTGAAGACTAAGAAAGCTCCTAAATAG
- a CDS encoding branched-chain amino acid ABC transporter permease — MIFFIQQLLNGITLGSIYALIALGYTMVYGIILLINFAHGEILMVGAYVGFFAISSLHLNFFTALILSMFAAAVLGVAIERIAYRPLRNSTRLAALITAIGMSLLLQNGGLVVLGTDFKAFPQTMVKETYWILGGRVPVTNQQILILAVTIVMMVGLQYVVKRTKIGKAMRAVSYDKEAAKLMGINVDTTISATFAIGSALAAVAGILLAMYYQTVHPLMGLMPGLKAFVAAVLGGIGIIPGAMTGGFLLGTVEAMVSGYWDSQWKDAIAFGILIIILVVKPSGLLGKDTTEKV; from the coding sequence ATAATCTTTTTTATTCAACAACTTCTGAACGGTATAACGCTGGGCAGTATCTACGCATTAATCGCCTTGGGGTATACGATGGTTTACGGTATTATACTACTTATAAATTTTGCTCACGGTGAAATTCTTATGGTTGGGGCGTATGTGGGTTTCTTCGCCATATCTAGCCTGCACCTGAACTTTTTTACAGCATTAATATTGTCAATGTTTGCTGCTGCCGTGTTAGGTGTAGCTATTGAAAGAATTGCTTATAGACCATTAAGAAATTCCACTCGTTTGGCAGCGCTTATCACTGCCATTGGAATGTCACTGTTGTTACAGAACGGTGGTTTGGTGGTACTGGGAACTGATTTTAAAGCTTTTCCGCAAACCATGGTCAAAGAGACTTATTGGATATTGGGCGGACGAGTGCCAGTTACCAACCAGCAAATTTTAATTTTAGCGGTTACGATTGTTATGATGGTTGGCTTACAATATGTGGTTAAACGGACTAAGATTGGTAAAGCCATGCGGGCGGTTTCTTACGATAAAGAAGCAGCCAAACTAATGGGCATTAATGTGGATACGACCATTTCCGCAACTTTTGCTATAGGATCTGCATTGGCCGCAGTTGCGGGCATTCTTTTGGCCATGTATTACCAAACAGTACATCCGCTTATGGGGCTTATGCCAGGACTTAAGGCTTTTGTAGCTGCAGTGTTGGGTGGTATTGGCATTATTCCCGGTGCCATGACCGGAGGTTTTCTGCTCGGAACTGTAGAAGCCATGGTCAGCGGATACTGGGATTCCCAATGGAAGGACGCCATTGCCTTTGGTATATTAATTATAATCTTGGTGGTTAAACCATCCGGATTGCTGGGCAAGGACACCACGGAGAAAGTGTAG
- a CDS encoding branched-chain amino acid ABC transporter permease, which translates to MKLSKNIIGTILLIFAVYFAVGFLIKGEIINPFQQVNLFLMGINIIMAVSLNLIVGFTGQLALGHAGFMAIGAYVSAIFTVKLGLGFGLGVIAGALAAAISGVIIGLPTLRLRGDYLAIATLGFAEIIRVVFVNTEYVGGAAGMIGIPQLTNWTWLYFLTVATIILIKNFINSTHGRACISVRENEIAAETMGINTTKYKTLAFSMGAFFAGVAGALYAHYFFLIQPITFSFLKSFDALVMVVLGGLGSITGSIIAALLVTGLSAALQDLAGLRMVIYAAVLIVVMVYRPQGLMGSREFSLSMLKKERGEADDGSTKAKSVN; encoded by the coding sequence ATGAAGTTGAGCAAAAATATTATCGGCACGATTTTATTAATATTTGCCGTGTACTTTGCTGTGGGATTTCTAATTAAAGGAGAAATCATTAATCCTTTCCAGCAGGTAAACCTATTTTTGATGGGCATAAACATTATCATGGCGGTAAGTCTTAATCTAATCGTAGGTTTTACCGGGCAGTTAGCCCTAGGGCACGCGGGATTTATGGCTATCGGTGCCTATGTATCTGCAATATTTACCGTTAAGCTCGGTTTGGGTTTTGGATTGGGCGTAATTGCTGGAGCTTTAGCCGCGGCAATTAGCGGTGTAATTATTGGCCTTCCTACTTTGAGGTTAAGAGGAGATTATCTGGCGATAGCCACTTTAGGGTTTGCGGAAATTATTCGAGTTGTTTTTGTTAACACTGAATATGTTGGTGGTGCTGCAGGGATGATTGGCATACCACAGCTTACTAACTGGACATGGTTATACTTTCTGACGGTTGCAACAATTATATTGATTAAGAACTTTATCAACTCCACCCATGGCAGGGCTTGTATTTCCGTACGGGAAAATGAAATTGCAGCTGAAACCATGGGGATAAACACCACTAAATATAAAACATTAGCATTTTCTATGGGTGCATTCTTTGCTGGCGTTGCTGGTGCGCTTTATGCCCACTATTTTTTCTTGATTCAACCCATAACGTTTTCTTTTTTGAAGTCATTTGACGCACTGGTAATGGTGGTGCTCGGCGGGTTGGGTAGTATAACCGGTTCGATAATTGCGGCTTTGTTGGTTACCGGGCTAAGCGCTGCGCTTCAGGACCTAGCGGGCCTGCGCATGGTTATCTATGCGGCAGTACTAATCGTGGTTATGGTGTACCGACCTCAGGGCCTGATGGGTAGCAGAGAGTTTTCGTTGTCTATGTTAAAAAAGGAGAGGGGTGAGGCCGATGACGGAAGTACTAAAGCTAAATCAGTTAACTAA
- a CDS encoding ABC transporter ATP-binding protein has protein sequence MTEVLKLNQLTKLFGGLTAVSQVDMTLNKGELIGLIGPNGAGKTTIFNLLTGVYVPSKGDILFMGKSISGKKPYQVTAEGVARTFQNIRLFADLSVLDNVKIAYHWHGKYNLASSLLRLPGYFAGEKKMTEDAVELLDIFNLADKKDEIAKNLPYGLQRRLEIARALAAGPKLLLLDEPAAGMNPLETRDLMDLIRWIRNEFNLTVLLIEHDMSLVMGVCERIYVLDYGKIIAEGLPDEIKANPKVIEAYLGEEVSYA, from the coding sequence ATGACGGAAGTACTAAAGCTAAATCAGTTAACTAAGCTTTTTGGCGGCTTGACTGCAGTATCTCAGGTTGATATGACCTTAAATAAGGGTGAGTTAATCGGTCTTATCGGCCCAAACGGTGCGGGCAAGACAACAATCTTTAATTTGCTTACGGGTGTTTACGTACCTTCTAAGGGTGACATTTTGTTTATGGGCAAGTCAATTAGTGGGAAGAAGCCGTATCAGGTTACTGCTGAAGGAGTAGCCCGGACTTTCCAAAATATTCGTTTGTTTGCAGATTTATCTGTATTGGATAATGTCAAAATTGCCTATCACTGGCATGGGAAATACAATCTAGCCAGTTCGCTGCTACGCTTACCGGGCTATTTCGCCGGGGAGAAAAAGATGACAGAAGATGCAGTGGAATTGTTGGATATATTTAACTTGGCAGATAAGAAGGATGAGATTGCCAAAAACTTGCCCTATGGGCTGCAGCGGCGTTTAGAGATTGCTCGTGCGCTGGCTGCAGGGCCCAAGCTGTTACTTTTAGATGAACCTGCGGCAGGTATGAATCCTTTAGAAACAAGGGACCTAATGGACTTGATCCGTTGGATTCGTAACGAATTCAATTTAACCGTTCTTTTAATTGAACACGACATGTCTCTAGTCATGGGTGTATGTGAAAGAATTTATGTGCTTGATTATGGTAAAATTATCGCAGAAGGGTTGCCGGATGAAATTAAGGCCAATCCCAAGGTTATCGAAGCATACCTGGGCGAGGAGGTATCATATGCTTAA
- a CDS encoding ABC transporter ATP-binding protein: MLKIENLNVKYGAIHALKGISLSVDEGAVVTLIGANGAGKSTTLKAISGLMQPSEGSIEYQGNNIAGIPAQEIVRRGISQVPEGRRVFANLTVAENLDLGAYLEKDKAVIKDNFVKVFNKFPRLEERKNQLAGTLSGGEQQMLAMGRALMSRPKLLLLDEPSMGLAPILVQEIFDIIKEINEAGTTILLVEQNAHMALSVAQKAYVIETGKIVLQGTASELRESEEVKKAYLGG; encoded by the coding sequence ATGCTTAAAATAGAAAATCTTAATGTAAAATATGGTGCCATTCACGCCTTAAAAGGGATTTCTTTGTCTGTTGATGAGGGAGCAGTCGTTACTTTAATTGGTGCTAACGGGGCAGGCAAAAGCACTACTTTGAAAGCAATTTCCGGGTTAATGCAGCCGTCAGAAGGCAGTATCGAATACCAGGGGAATAATATAGCAGGAATACCGGCTCAGGAAATCGTGCGCAGGGGTATATCCCAAGTTCCCGAGGGAAGACGGGTATTTGCCAACCTTACTGTAGCAGAAAACCTGGACCTCGGCGCCTATCTGGAAAAAGATAAAGCAGTTATCAAAGATAACTTTGTAAAAGTATTTAATAAATTTCCCCGGCTGGAGGAAAGAAAAAATCAATTAGCAGGCACATTAAGCGGCGGCGAGCAGCAGATGCTAGCAATGGGCAGAGCGTTGATGTCTCGGCCGAAACTTTTGCTGCTTGACGAACCATCTATGGGGTTGGCACCAATTCTGGTGCAAGAGATATTTGATATTATTAAGGAAATTAATGAAGCAGGGACTACAATTCTTTTGGTGGAACAAAATGCTCATATGGCGCTTTCTGTGGCTCAAAAGGCATACGTAATCGAAACTGGCAAGATTGTCCTGCAAGGAACAGCCAGCGAGTTGCGGGAGAGTGAAGAAGTCAAAAAAGCATACTTAGGCGGCTAG
- a CDS encoding MarR family winged helix-turn-helix transcriptional regulator yields the protein MNKRELFHIFTRRLGLLNKNCCDYKSLDISLVQSHILYEIRRLDSPSMQQVAEALGFDITTFSRQVQTLIRKGMVDKVQAPEDKRIYLLSLTDKGKSIDEKIDDSLNTYLDEIFSHLSHEEREKVIEAIELLNRAMLKSDTCCMPPF from the coding sequence ATGAATAAACGAGAATTGTTTCATATCTTTACACGTCGTTTAGGCTTATTAAATAAAAACTGCTGTGATTATAAGTCGCTGGATATTTCTTTAGTCCAAAGCCATATTTTATATGAAATTAGGCGTTTGGATTCCCCATCAATGCAGCAGGTAGCCGAAGCACTGGGCTTTGACATAACAACCTTTAGCCGCCAGGTGCAAACCCTGATACGAAAAGGAATGGTGGATAAAGTCCAGGCTCCTGAAGATAAGCGTATTTACCTACTGTCTTTAACTGACAAAGGCAAATCAATCGATGAAAAAATTGATGATTCTTTAAACACCTACCTAGACGAAATATTTTCTCATCTGTCTCATGAAGAAAGAGAAAAGGTAATTGAAGCAATTGAGCTTTTAAACAGGGCGATGCTTAAATCGGATACATGCTGTATGCCTCCCTTTTAA